The following proteins are co-located in the Fusarium verticillioides 7600 chromosome 7, whole genome shotgun sequence genome:
- a CDS encoding CPA1 family monovalent cation:H+ antiporter, producing MLLIIAFFTSYMLQMKKVTAIHETVISIFAGMVVGLVLMIASGDSIRNMISFDYQIFFNLLLPPIILSSGYELHQANFFRNIGTILTFAFAGTFLSAVVIGLILYIFTLLPGSLGMTFVDAISVGATLSATDPVTILAIFNTYKVDPKLYTIIFGESILNDAIAIVIFETAQKYKKGEAANLGIVSFFEGTGIFLLVFFCSMFIGFIVGVGTALLLKFTYLRRIPKIESCLIVLIAYATYFFSHGLHMSGIVSLLFCGITLKHYAYFNMSRRTQLTTKFIFQILSQLSENFIFIYLGLALFTDNNLSFQPPLIIVTILAVCAARWVAVFPLSKAINWFIRYRASRRGQEVGDELPYNYQAMLYWAGLRGAVGVALAALLTGDNAPALRATVLVVVVLTVIIFGGTTARMLEILGIRTGVVEEVDSDDEFDIETFGGGLQVKRSGTGIGYNPRRNGSVALGSLEAGQSASYVSGASSPHTGGRPASKSRKNSIPERSDLLRHNDDSDIGSDIDVSDLPPPARRSPLPRASTAPPSRVDSAYATPTAEAPGGQPITATNALRQLWSSEDPASVFHHLDEDFIKPRLLLQGDGSRGGHGGPS from the exons ATGCTGCTCATCATTGCTTTCTTCACAAGCTATAtgctgcagatgaagaaggttACTGCTATACACGAAACGGTTATATCAATCTTTGCTG GAATGGTTGTCGGGCTTGTCTTGATGATAGCTTCTGGCGACTCTATTCGCAACATGATCAGTTTCGACTAccaaatcttcttcaaccttcttctgccGCCTATTATCCTATCCTCGGGCTATGAGCTACATCAGGCCAACTTCTTCCGCAATATTGGCaccatcttgacctttgcctttgctggcACCTTTCTGTCGGCTGTCGTTATTGGCCTGATCCTGTACATCTTTACACTCCTCCCCGGATCGTTGGGCATGACTTTTGTCGATGCGATTTCCGTGGGCGCAACTCTCTCCGCTACTGACCCTGTCACTATTCTCGCAATCTTCAACACCTACAAGGTTGACCCCAAACTGTATaccatcatctttggagaGTCGATTCTCAATGACGCTATCGCCATTGTCATTTTCGAAACTGCGCAGAAGTacaagaagggcgaggctgCTAATCTTGGCATCGTCAGCTTCTTCGAAGGCACAGGAATCTTTctgctcgtcttcttctgcagcatgTTTATTGGCTTCATTGTTGGCGTGGGCACTGCTTTGCTGCTCAAGTTTACCTACCTTCGCCGTATTCCCAAGATTGAGAGTTGTTTGATCGTCTTGATCGCCTACGCCACTTACTTCTTCTCTCACGGCCTTCATATGTCTG GTATCGTGTCGTTACTTTTCTGCGGTATTACACTCAAGCACTATGCCTATTTCAACATGTCACGCCGCACTCAACTCACCACCAAGttcatcttccagatcttATCGCAGTTGTCtgagaacttcatcttcatttaCCTGGGACTGGCTTTGTTCACAGACAACAACCTCTCATTCCAGCCGCCTCTTATCATTGTCACCATTCTGGCTGTCTGTGCTGCCAGATGGGTCGCTGTATTCCCTTTGTCCAAGGCTATTAACTGGTTCATCCGATATCGCGCCAGCAGACGCGGCCAagaggttggcgatgagctgCCTTATAACTACCAGGCCATGCTCTATTGGGCTGGCCTCCGTGGAGCTGTCGGCGTTGCGCTGGCTGCTCTGCTCACCGGCGACAACGCGCCCGCACTTAGAGCTACTGTTCTGGTTGTTGTCGTGCTTACTGTCATCATTTTTGGTGGTACGACCGCTCGAATGCTTGAGATCCTGGGTATTCGGAccggtgttgttgaggaagttgacagtgacgatgagTTCGATATCGAGACCTTTGGCGGAGGCCTTCAGGTCAAGCGTTCAGGAACGGGGATCGGATATAATCCTCGCCGGAATGGCAGCGTTGCCCTTGGCAGTCTCGAGGCTGGCCAGTCTGCTAGTTATGTCTCAGGCGCCTCGTCTCCGCACACTGGTGGCCGCCCTGCTAGCAAGAGTCGAAAGAACTCTATCCCAGAGCGATCCGATCTCCTTCGCCATAACGACGATTCCGACATTGGTAGTGATATTGACGTCTCCGACCTGCCCCCGCCAGCGCGACGATCACCACTGCCACGGGCTAGCACagctcctccatctcgagTAGACAGTGCATATGCAACTCCCACGGCAGAGGCCCCTGGTGGCCAACCTATAACAGCAACCAATGCCCTCCGACAACTCTGGTCCTCGGAAGATCCGGCCAGCGTGTTCCACCATCTAGACGAGgacttcatcaagcccaGGCTACTGCTCCAAGGTGATGGCTCTAGGGGCGGGCACGGTGGACCAAGCTGA
- a CDS encoding ADP-ribosylation factor like protein 1, whose product MYHLAKGIYLYATSKEEYSVILLGLDNAGKTTFHEQVKSMFLPNRPDPKLKTVPTVGQNVSTIPLQDMYLKLWDVGGQHSLRKLWESYYASCHAIVFIIDSTDIGDGNIEHEENVGRLEECRLVLEDVLQHSETEGVPLLILANKQDREDCVETIRIKEGLVKKVMEGDKGSAVRDSRVLAMSALTGDGVREAIEWVRTRVQWNKESRPPVMR is encoded by the exons ATGTATCACCTCGCCAAAGGCATTTACCTCTATGCGACCAGCAAAGAAG AATACTCTGTAATTCTTTTAGGCCTTGACAATGCCGGAAAAACCACCTTTCACGAACAAGTCAAGTCCATGTTTCTACCAAACAGACCCGACCCGAAACTCAAGACAGTACCCACCGTAGGCCAGAACGTTTCGACGATACCCCTTCAAGACATGTACCTCAAGCTTTGGGACGTAGGCGGTCAGCACTCGCTCCGCAAGCTCTGGGAGAGTTACTATGCAAGCTGCCATGCTAtagtcttcatcatcgacagcacAGATATTGGCGACGGAAACATTGAACATGAAGAGAACGTTGGCAGACTGGAGGAGTGTCGGCTAGTCCTCGAGGACGTCCTACAACACTCCGAAACTGAAGGGGTACCACTTCTAATTCTAGCAAACAAACAGGATCGCGAGGATTGCGTCGAGACAATACGAATCAAGGAGGGTCTAGTAAAGAAGGTCATGGAGGGAGATAAGGGCTCTGCTGTCCGCGACTCTCGCGTGCTGGCCATGAGTGCTCTGACTGGCGACGGAGTCCGAGAAGCTATCGAGTGGGTAAGGACCAGAGTACAATGGAATAAGGAGTCTCGGCCGCCTGTGATGCGGTAG
- a CDS encoding exosome complex component RRP45, with protein sequence MPREAEPSLSERTFVTQALDEGLRLDGRKFDEFRPLELTFGDEYGVAEVKYGKTRVLAKVSAEVTVPYSDRPFDGVFTITSELSPMVAPSYEVNRPSLEEVLLSRLLEKTIRRSGALDTESLCLIAGQKCWSIRVDLHVLTHDGNLTDAACLAVVAALRHFRKPDSSIEGENLTIYTPAEREPVPLSWLHSPFCVTFSFFGEDGSQVLVDTNWLEEQLRVSHCTYSLNKHGEICQIAKLGGASLDAPLFIQCAQGALNRSKELSDLVDSKLAEDAKRRDKGGLMAELTAENDR encoded by the exons ATGCCTCGCGAAGCTGAGCCTTCTCTTTCTGAGAGGACTTTTGTCACCCAAGCTCTCGATGAGGGTTTGCGATTAGACGGGCGCAAATTCGACGAGTTCCGGCCTCTTGAACTCACCTTTGGAGATGAATATGGAGTTGCGGAAGTCAAGTATGGAAAAACAAG AGTTCTAGCAAAAGTCTCAGCAGAAGTCACTGTGCCATACTCAGACCGTCCCTTTGACGGAGTTTTCACAATCACATCAGAACTCAGTCCCATGGTTGCCCCTTCATATGAGGTCAACCGCCCTTCACTCGAGGAGGTTCTTCTCTccaggcttcttgagaaaACAATCAGAAGATCTGGCGCGCTAGACACCGAGTCACTATGCCTCATCGCCGGCCAGAAGTGTTGGTCTATCAGAGTCGATCTTCACGTCCTTACGCATGATGGAAACCTTACAGATGCGGCTTGTCTAGCAGTTGTTGCAGCTCTTCGACATTTCCGTAAGCCAGATTCCAGCATTGAGGGAGAAAACCTCACCATATACACACCTGCTGAGCGGGAGCCCGTGCCTCTTAGCTGGCTACACTCCCCTTTCTGTGTCaccttcagcttctttggcGAAGATGGAAGCCAAGTCCTCGTTGATACCAACTGGCTTGAGGAGCAACTGCGAGTCTCTCACTGCACATACAGTCTCAACAAGCATGGAGAGATTTGTCAGATTGCCAAACTGGGAGGAGCTTCTCTTGACGCACCACTATTCATCCAGTGTGCTCAAGGAGCACTCAACCGATCTAAGGAGCTATCTGACCTAGTGGATAGTAAGCTGGCTGAGGACGCAAAGCGAAGGGACAAGGGAGGGCTCATGGCTGAGCTGACAGCCGAGAATGACAGGTGA
- a CDS encoding xylulokinase encodes MPFLARSNSPDQSLDFKPLYLGFDLSTQQLKALVVDSDLKVKGEAKVDFDKDFGHKYGIKKGVHVYEETGEVYAPVAMWLESVDLVLDRLAESMPVPLSHIRGISGSCQQHGSVYWNGNAYEILHHLDPRLPLVVQLPQALSHQWSPNWQDQSTQAQCDAFDAALGGRQKLAEVTGSGAHHRFTGTQIMRLKKDLPDMYAKTAHISLVSSWLASVFLGAIAPMDVSDVCGMNLWDMSRQTYSEPLLELAAGSKREALNLRKKLGEPCLDGAAVLGSISPYFVDRHGFHPDCQITPFTGDNPGTILALPLRPLDAIVSLGTSTTFLMNTPKYKPDGAYHFFNHPTTDGHYMFMLCYKNGGLARERVRDQLPKPDNGPTGWENFNKAIENTPALGAAKEGDRRKLGLYFYLTEVVPNIRAGTWRYSCEPDGSDLQEVKGGWDKETDARVIVESQALSMRLRSQNLVESTRSGLPAQPRRIYLVGGGSLNPAIAGVIGEVLGGSDGVYKLDVGGNACALGGAYKALWALERQPNETFDELIGKRWTEEGNIQRIDDGYREGTYQKYGNVLGAFEGLENKILTEQASESKDGRRRPQESA; translated from the exons ATGCCGTTCCTTGCTCGATCCAACTCCCCGGATCAGTCCTTGGACTTTAAGCCATTATACCTAGGCTTCGATCTCTCGACTCAGCAGCTCAAAG CTCTGGTTGTCGATTCAgacctcaaggtcaaaggTGAAGCCAAGGTTGACTTCGACAAGGACTTTGGCCACAAATATGGCATCAAGAAAGGTGTCCACGTCTACGAGGAGACAGGCGAGGTCTATGCCCCCGTTGCCATGTGGCTAGAGTCTGTAGATCTCGTCCTCGACCGTTTGGCCGAGTCTATGCCTGTCCCTCTATCTCATATTCGCGGTATCAGCGGCTCTTGCCAGCAGCATGGCAGTGTCTACTGGAATGGCAATGCCTACGAGATTCTTCACCATCTGGATCCTCGTCTCCCGCTGGTTGTTCAGCTACCACAGGCCCTTTCCCACCAGTGGTCGCCCAATTGGCAGGATCAGAGCACCCAGGCTCAATGTGACGCTTTTGATGCTGCTCTTGGCGGTCgccagaagcttgctgaggtGACAGGCAGCGGTGCTCACCAT CGATTTACTGGAACCCAGATTATGCGCCTCAAAAAGGACCTCCCAGACATGTACGCCAAGACGGCTCACATTTCCCTCGTCTCCTCATGGCTGGCATCCGTCTTTCTCGGCGCCATCGCCCCCATGGATGTCAGCGATGTCTGTGGTATGAACCTCTGGGACATGTCCCGCCAAACTTACAGCGAAcctcttctcgagcttgctGCTGGAAGCAAGCGTGAGGCCCTCAACCTACGAAAGAAACTGGGTGAGCCTTGCCTCGATGGTGCTGCTGTTTTGGGCTCCATCTCTCCCTATTTCGTGGACCGTCACGGTTTCCACCCTGACTGCCAGATCACACCATTCACAGGTGATAACCCCGGAACTATTCTCGCCCTTCCCCTTCGACCTCTCGACGCCATCGTCTCTCTCGGTACTTCGACGACATTCCTCATGAACACACCAAAGTACAAGCCTGATGGTGCTTACCACTTCTTCAATCACCCCACAACCGACGGCCACTACATGTTTATGCTGTGCTACAAGAACGGAGGCCTAGCACGCGAGCGAGTGCGAGACCAACTCCCCAAGCCTGATAACGGCCCTACCGGCTGGGAGAACTTCAATAAGGCTATTGAGAACACTCCTGCTCTGGGTGCTGCCAAGGAGGGCGATAGGCGCAAGCTTGGTCTGTACTTCTACCTTACCGAAGTGGTGCCCAACATCCGTGCAGGCACTTGGCGATACTCATGCGAGCCAGATGGCTCTGACCTTCAGGAAGTTAAGGGAGGATGGGACAAGGAGACTGACGCTCGAGTGATTGTTGAGTCTCAGGCCCTGTCTATGCGCCTGCGCTCTCAGAACCTGGTTGAGAGCACTCGATCCGGCCTACCAGCTCAGCCCCGCCGCATCTACCTCGTTGGAGGTGGCTCTCTTAACCCAGCCATCGCCGGCGTCATTGGCGAGGTCCTCGGCGGCAGCGACGGTGTTTACAAGCTCGACGTTGGCGGCAACGCCTGCGCCCTTGGCGGAGCCTACAAGGCTCTCTGGGCTCTCGAGCGCCAGCCAAACGAGACATTCGATGAGCTCATTGGTAAGCGATGGACTGAGGAGGGTAACATCCAGCGCATTGACGATGGTTACCGCGAGGGAACCTATCAAAAGTACGGCAACGTTCTCGGAGCCTTCGAAGGCctggagaacaagatcctcaccGAGCAGGCCTCGGAGTCAAAGGACGGACGAAGACGGCCGCAGGAGAGTGCTTGA